GGACGTATACATACTGGTCGTTGCCATCGAGGTGCTGGAACCCAGCATCAAATAAGCTTTTTCAAAATCTCTGAGTTTTGTAATAATATCTCGATAGGCTTCCTGTTTCCACTCAAGCTTTTGCTGCTGCTGTTGAGCCTTATAAATTTTGCTTTGCTGCTTTGTAAGCATAGCATCAACGATGGAATCAATATCGAGACCCGTTGCAAGGCCCCAATAGCGGCCGTTTTGTATTGTGTTTGAGTTTGTATTTGAATTTGATGTACTATTTACTGTCGCCATATTTTTCACTTCCTCGGTTAAGCTTTTTTATCAACATTGATACCGGCATTTTCCCATATAACTGCTATGGAATCAAGAATTTTCTCTGGCGGATACTCACGCACAATCTCACCGGTTTCATCGTTAATAATCTGAATCATAACAGCGCCTGTTTCTTTATGTATTTTAAAATTAAGTTTTGTGTTTTGTTCCGCAAGTTCATTGTAGTTTGTGCCCGGAAGTTCCGCCGATTTTGCAGTTTCTTTTGCCTGCGTTTTAGCCGCATTTGATGCCTTCGTCGAAGATGCAGCCGTCTGCATTTTTTTAGCAGCGGATTGCCATGATGTTGAATTGATTAAATCAACATTTTCTGTTTTCACACTTTATCACCCCGGGGCTTCACCTTTCACATATGTTTTCTTTAACTTTATCGTCAATTTTTTTAAATACTTTATAACCAATACCGACAAACAAGAAAATTTCTTTATGGAATACCGGTTTCATCCAAAATCTCTCCTTACAGGCTTACTGGCAGCGCAAAAACGCAGGGTATATTGAGTTCCCCACCCTAAAATATACCCTGCCGATATTCAATATCACCTTATTTAAAAATGGGGCAGCGTGCTCAATTGAACTGCCTAAACAATAGCTCAAGCGGGCTGTAACAAGGCCCTATGCGCCGTCGCAGTTTTCACAGTACCGCTCTCTAATATTCTGCAGGCACAGTTTCTTTATATATCTACTTCTTCGTTTTCAAATAGTCCATAATGGCCCCTGCAATTGAGCCGAGGGAACATTGTTTTTCTACTGCGCCGATATTGTATGCCGCCATCGGCATTCCATAGACTACGGACGATTTTTCATCCTGCCCTATCGTAAATGCACCATTTTTTCTCATATTCAAAAGGCCTTTTGCGCCGTCATTTCCCATACCGGTCAGTATGACTCCAATAGCATTTCCCCCTGCATGTTTGGCGACTGAATTAAACAACACATCAACCGAGGGGGCGTGACCATTTACCCTGTCACCTTTAAAACATTTTACATAATATCCGTCATTGCCGCGAAGCAACTGCATCTGATAGCTGCCGGGCGCAAGCAGCGCACAACCTGGCAGCACCCTGTCACCGTTTTTAGCCTCTCTTACCTCTATATTGCAATTGTCGTTAAGCCTGTCCGCGTACATTGCAGTAAAAACCGGCGGCATGTGCTGAACTATTACAATTCCCGGAATATCCCTCGGCAAATCCTTCAGAACCTCCAGTATAGCCTCTGTGCCGCCGGTAGAAGCTCCAATTGCAATAATCATTTCGCTATTCAATTTTGAACCGGACTCAGCCGGTGTTCCTACATCCGATACAGGTGTTCGTTTATGCTTTCCAACCTTGGCTGTTGATGCAATTTTTACTTTTATTATAAGCTCATTGATAAAAGCTTCTAATCCTGTACCCGCAGCATCCGGCTTAACCACAAAATCAACCGCTCCTGCCTTAAGCGCGTCAAAAACCGCATCATCAGTGGAACTTACCATAACAATCGGCAGTGGATACTGGGGCATGAGCTTTTTAACAAATTCCACGCCGTTCATCTTCGGCATCTGAACGTCTAATGTCATTACATCGGGTTTGAGTTCAAGGATTTTGTCCCTTGCCATATATGCGTCTGAAGCCGTACCGACAACCTCAAGGCTAGCGTCCTTCGAAAGTCCTTCTGCAATCGTTTCCCTAAAAACCAGCGAGTCGTCGACTACCAGTACTTTTATCTTTCTTTTTATATTCATAAAGACCTCCACACTTGCTGTAAGCCGACTTACAACACCTTCCTGTAAACTGCCGGCATTACATACTTGTACTTTGACGCCTCTCTGTTGACTGATTCCGAATGTCCGATAAAAAGGTAACCTCCAGGTTCTGTGAACTCATAAAACCTATTTATCAGCTCTTCTTTTGTGGGCTGGTCAAAATAAATCATCACATTACGGCAGAATATGACATGAAATTTCTTTTTGAAAGGGAATTCTTTCGTCATAAGATTAAATTCCCGGAAAATCACGTCTTTTCTGATTTTTTCACACACTCTGTAGTTTTTTTCGTCCACTTTTTCAAAATAATTGAGTTTCCATACAGCCGGAACATCTTTTATCGCTTCTTCGGAATAGATGCCACGTCGAGCTATATTAAGCGCCCTATTTGATATATCGGTTGCAAGGATCTGCGTATCCCACGGGATCGAATCTAAATCGAAAAAATCATGCAATATCATTTCGAGGGTGTATGGTTCCTCCCCCGTCGAACAGCCGGCACTCCATATGCGAAGATCATGGTCTTTTACACTTTCCGAAAGATATGGCAACACAGTATCGCGCATAAAATCGAAATGTTTTGCCTCACGCATAAAATATGTATGGTTCGTTGTAAGCCGGTTTATAAGTACCACCATCTCGTCGCCTGTTTTGTCGTTGAAAACATAGTCGAGATATTCGGTGAAACTTTTAAAGCCTTTTTCCAGTATGATATTGCTGAGCCGTCCCTCAATCAGTGTTCTTTTGCGAGTAAGATTGATCCCATAGTTATCCTTCATAAATTGAGTGAGTTTGACAAAATCTCTGTCATTTATTGAGATCATTTGTTGCCACCCCGTCGAAAAGCTTCCAATTTACCAACGTCTATAACGTCTATATTTATTATATATGCCACCTCCCACCGTTGTAAACAGTTTATTAAAGATGTCGTTCATTTTTGAAAAACAGCGAAAAAAGCAAAATAAAATGCAAGGTTCTCCTGTAATCAGCAAAACCTTGCATTTTATAACTCACTTATTTTGCAATGTATTTTACAGTGGGCTTGTGCCTTACAATCTCATCGTCATTTTTCAGCGGCTCAAAAGTAAATCCCATAGCCCTGAGATTGTCAATTATTTCAGGAACGGCTTCGACGGAACTTTTATGAGGCGCGGAATCATGGAGCAGTATCACGGCTGTTTTAAGTTTGCTGCATTGCTGCGTTATCTGCTTCACAAGAGTATCCTTTGACGGAATTGGTTTTCTCGCGTCCATCCCGCCGGCGTTCCAGTCGACAACTATATAGCCGTTGTCCAAAACGTTCTGAAGAAGCGTCGGCATTATCGGGACGCCGTTGTTTACTTTTAACGAAACCGTATTGTCCGTACCGCCGGGAAAACGCACAAATTTCGGCTCTTTTCCGGTGGCTGATATAATCATTTTTCTTATTTTCTCAAAGTCATTCTCGTAATTGGCCACACTGCTGTATATGTAGTTATAGTCATGCGTCCAGGAATGTATCCCGACCGTATGCCCTTCATCCGATTCACGCTTTATCCACTCACGTTTTTGATGTGTATCCTTTGAGAGAGCAGCTATAAAAAAAGTCGCCTTTACGTTTTTTTGCTTTAAAATATCCAAAAGGCGTGGCGTAATATTCGACGGCCCGTCGTCAAAGGTAAGATAGGCCGTCTTTTTACCTTTATATTTAGGCTTTATCGCCTTCTGCACCGGCGTATCGTTATTGGGTTTATCTTTTGTATCCTTCTTTTTGTCATCCTTCGAATCAGTTTTTTTATTCTGGTCTGCTTCGCTTTTTTTCTCTGTATCTTTATTTGTTTCAATGACCTTCGTTTCGCTTTTATTAAGTGAAACTGCCTTAACATCATTGTTGGTTTTTACCTGCTCTGATGTGCTTCCTTTGGCTGCTGTGTTTATTCCCACACAGCTTATCTCAGCAGCTAAAACACAGATAAGAATGAGCGACAGCATACCTTTTGCTATGATTGTTCTGGAATTTAAATTTTTCATATTAATTCCCCTCAGCTACATTACGCTCAATTTTAGGTCAAACCACACGATGTCTAATTCGTGCCAGAGGTGGAATGTCGTAATTTTATTGCTGATAATATTATATAATTTATGCTTACTAATTTAAATTAAAAATTCAATAATTAACCATTTTGTATTATGATTGTAACTAATGAAGTCTTAATGTAAATTAAGTGATTTACTTATCCACTCTTATGTTAATTATCTGTAAAAGATATAATAAAATCCTTAATCTTGTTCTATAAAAAAAATAATACTATAATAATAGAGTCTGAGGTTTTTTGAAATATTAACCGTTTTATGCGGTTTGCAATATTACGGAGGTAAATATGAATTTTAAAGCAATAACGATTTATACAACCCATGAGGGTATAGATCCAGTTACAGGCAGGCTGTATACACTGGGCATAAACGGCGTAGAAATCGAAGACAAACAGGACTTTGAAGAATTTGTAGCTGAAAATACGCCGAACTGGGATTATATAGACGAATCCGTTTCGGAAAAGATGTCCGGCGAAACCAAAGTAAAAGCATATGTCGCCGACAACGCGTCTGGAATGGAAACCATACGCCTGATTAAGGAAAGCATGCAGGAACTGAAAAAGTTTGACACAGAGGGCAAGTTCGGCAGGCTGGACGTGGAACTTTCAACAACTTCCGAAGAAGAATGGGCGGATAATTGGAAGCAGTATTATAAACCGACCAAAATAAGCCGGCAGTTGGTCATCGTACCAGAATGGGAACAGTACGAAGCGCCAAGCGGCGTCACGGCGGTAAAAATCAATCCCGGGGCGGCTTTTGGTACAGGAACACATGAATCCACTCGCCTTTGCCTCGAATTTGTTGAAGAATTCACCACACCAAAAACGAGAATGCTCGACATCGGTACAGGCAGCGGAATTCTTGCCGTTACTGCGCTGAAACTGGGCGCAAAAAGCGCCTGCGGTATCGACATTGACGAGCTTGCGGTGAAAGCATCAATGGAAAACGCCGCTTTAAACGGCGTTGAAGACAGGTTTATATCAAGGCTCGGAAACCTTGCCGACAACGTCGACGGCACCTTTAATCTTATTACCGCAAATATTGTGGCCGATGTCATAATCCAGCTTATTCCGGATATCCCGCAGCATCTTGCTTTAGGCGGCATATTTGTCGCTTCCGGAATCATTGACTCCCGTGAGGAAGAGGTAAGAAAAGCCCTTGCCGACAACGGGCTTTATGTATTCGATTCAAAAAATCAGAAAAGCTGGGTAGCACTCGCTTGCAAAAAGAAATAATTGAGGAGAAATTATATTCATGCCGAAATTTTTCATTGACGCCGAAGAAATAAAAGATACTGCTTCCATAGTAGGTGCAGACGCCGCCCATATTGCCAAGGTTTTGAGAATGAAGGTCGGTGAACCCCTCACCGTATGCGATTGCCGCGGCTTTGATTACACATGTGAAATTGTGTCAGTAAGCCCGACGGCAGTCTCACTTAATGTTCTGGAACGCACTGTGTCCCTGTCAGAGCCAACAGTCAAGGTGACGCTGTTTCAGGGATTGCCCAAAGGTGACAAAATGGATTTAATTGTCCAGAAGAGTGTTGAGCTCGGCGTCAGTGAGATAGTGCCGGTAATCACCAGAAGGAGTGTTTCAAGGCCGGACAAAAAAACACTGCTGCGCAAAATCGAGCGCTGGAACAAGATAGCCGCCGAAGCGGCAAAGCAGTGCGGGCGCGGTATTCTGCCCAAAGTTGCCGACGCTGTTGACTTCTATACCGCCGCCGAAATGGCAAAAGACATGGACTTGCCGATAATGCTCTATGAGCGCAGCGGAGGCACGATGGGTGACCTGCTTTCCGGCTGTATCGGCATAAAAACTTTCGGCGTAATGGTAGGGCCCGAGGGCGGTTTTGACGATATCGAGGTCAGTTTTGCGCGTGAAAGAAACATCAGGACCGCGGGCATGGGGCCTCGCATTTTACGGACGGAAACAGCTCCGCTATCCGCCCTGTCTGTTATTATGTACGCAACCGGAAATTTATAAAAGCCGATAAAAGTTTAGGGCGCCCTTTGGGCGCCCCTTTTTATTCCCACACCGTTATAACTTTTCCCTCGTCAAGGCTTTTCTTGACATCAATAGCGCGCTGGTTGGAAGAGCCGCGAAACTTCAAATCATAGCTTTTAAGCGACGCTATGAACGGCCCGTCCACAAGCACGTCAGTCTCGTTTAACAAATCCCTGACGGCGTCGTCTTCCTTTGCTTTTTCGACAAGGTGTTCAAACAGATAACCTGTAAAGGTTACTACATCAAGGCCGGCTTCATGCGTAAGGCGCGCAATTTCGGCCATAGCCTTTGGCTGGCAGAAAGGCTCTCCGCCGCTCAGCGTGACCCCCGTCAAAAGCGGGTCTTTTTTTATCTCCGACACGATCCTCTCGGGTGTCACTTTCTTTCCACCTGAAAAGGGCCAGGTCTGAGGGTTGTGGCAGTCCCGACAATGGTGCGGACAGCCCTGCGCGAATACAACAAATCGAATACCGGGCCCGTCTACAATGGATTCCCGGATAATTCCCGATATATTGAGCTCCGACATAATAATCTCCTTTATGGTGTTATAACCTTGGCGTCCGAGGTGCCGTCCGGCCGCCTTATAACGTCTATACGCGCGGTTATGCGCTCGCGAAGTTCACCGACATGGGAAATGACCCCGATGAGCCTTCCGGAAAGGCGCAGCTTTTCAAGCGCGTTCATCGCCGTCTCAAGGGTTTCGGTGTCGAGCGAGCCGAACCCTTCGTCAATGAACAGCGAATCGAGCCTTATGCCGCCGGAATAGGACTGCACAACATCGGACAGCCCAAAGGCAAGCGACAGCGACGCCAAAAACATCTCGCCGCCGGAAAGTGTGCTTACACCCCTCTCTCCGCCGCTCCATGCGTCACCGACGGCGAGTTCGAGGCCTTTTGTGCCGTTTCCCCGCGTCGGCGAGGCAGCCCTTATGAGGGTATAACGCCCCCGGCTGAGCTGTGACAAATGGATATTGGCGCACGCGACAATATCGTCGAGCATAAGGCCGAGCACAAACTGGTGGATCGGCGTTTTGAGAGGATTGCCGCCGTTGGCAAGCCCGCTCAGGTGGTCGTAAAGCGAGAATTCCTGCCTGAGTTTCTCTTCCCTTTCCGCGTTCTCCCTAAGGCTTTTCTTCACATTTTCAAGGCTCTTGAGCCTTGCTTCAAGCGCGCCTTTCTGGGACTGCGCTTCGGCGTTGCGCTCCCTCGCCTCCTGTTCACTCCGCCGCAGGCTTTCGATGTCGGGGCGGGATACGCCGGAAAGTTCCTTGTTAAGCGACACTACCTTGTCCTTTTGCAGATTTATCTCCCGGTCAAAGGATTCTATTTCAGCTTTTAATGCCTGATACTCTTCTTCTGTTAATGTAAGCGCTTTCACATCCGTATCCCGCGGAAGATGTAGGTTCTCAAGGCAGCCGATATACTCCTTTTGTGCCTTTTCAAAGGCGGCCTCCGCCGTCTTTGCCACATCCTGCGCTGCCTTTTGCCGTTCGAGCGCACCGGAAAGGGCGCTTTTCGCTTTTTCCAACCGGTCACGGAGCGCTTTCACAGTCTGTGAAATGCTCTCGCACTGCTCTTTCAGCGCATTAATCTTTCGCTCGACCTCAGCGGCGTCCCTCAATTCTTCGGGAACGGAGGCAGTCAGCAATGAATATCTCTCTTTAAGCGCTGTCACAGCGGCTGACGAGTCTTCCGCCGCTTTTTTCAGCTTCTCGCACTGTTCGCGGGCTGCGGCAAGCTCATTCTCAGCCCTCTTTTGCTGCGCTTCTAAATTCTTTACCCGTTCCGCGGCCTCATTGGCCTCTGACAGCGCCCTTTTGACGGCTTCCAGTCTCTGTTGGGCTTCCGGCAAGCTGTAACTTAAGTTTTCGCATTTGGAGAGCAGTTCCTTGTACTGTTTGTTGGCAGAATCGAATTTACCGTGTATCTGTGCGCCGTCTT
This DNA window, taken from [Clostridium] cellulosi, encodes the following:
- a CDS encoding hypothetical protein (Family membership); its protein translation is MQTAASSTKASNAAKTQAKETAKSAELPGTNYNELAEQNTKLNFKIHKETGAVMIQIINDETGEIVREYPPEKILDSIAVIWENAGINVDKKA
- the cheB2 gene encoding Chemotaxis response regulator protein-glutamate methylesterase 2 (High confidence in function and specificity); the encoded protein is MNIKRKIKVLVVDDSLVFRETIAEGLSKDASLEVVGTASDAYMARDKILELKPDVMTLDVQMPKMNGVEFVKKLMPQYPLPIVMVSSTDDAVFDALKAGAVDFVVKPDAAGTGLEAFINELIIKVKIASTAKVGKHKRTPVSDVGTPAESGSKLNSEMIIAIGASTGGTEAILEVLKDLPRDIPGIVIVQHMPPVFTAMYADRLNDNCNIEVREAKNGDRVLPGCALLAPGSYQMQLLRGNDGYYVKCFKGDRVNGHAPSVDVLFNSVAKHAGGNAIGVILTGMGNDGAKGLLNMRKNGAFTIGQDEKSSVVYGMPMAAYNIGAVEKQCSLGSIAGAIMDYLKTKK
- the cheR gene encoding Chemotaxis protein methyltransferase (High confidence in function and specificity), yielding MISINDRDFVKLTQFMKDNYGINLTRKRTLIEGRLSNIILEKGFKSFTEYLDYVFNDKTGDEMVVLINRLTTNHTYFMREAKHFDFMRDTVLPYLSESVKDHDLRIWSAGCSTGEEPYTLEMILHDFFDLDSIPWDTQILATDISNRALNIARRGIYSEEAIKDVPAVWKLNYFEKVDEKNYRVCEKIRKDVIFREFNLMTKEFPFKKKFHVIFCRNVMIYFDQPTKEELINRFYEFTEPGGYLFIGHSESVNREASKYKYVMPAVYRKVL
- a CDS encoding hypothetical protein (Family membership), whose protein sequence is MKNLNSRTIIAKGMLSLILICVLAAEISCVGINTAAKGSTSEQVKTNNDVKAVSLNKSETKVIETNKDTEKKSEADQNKKTDSKDDKKKDTKDKPNNDTPVQKAIKPKYKGKKTAYLTFDDGPSNITPRLLDILKQKNVKATFFIAALSKDTHQKREWIKRESDEGHTVGIHSWTHDYNYIYSSVANYENDFEKIRKMIISATGKEPKFVRFPGGTDNTVSLKVNNGVPIMPTLLQNVLDNGYIVVDWNAGGMDARKPIPSKDTLVKQITQQCSKLKTAVILLHDSAPHKSSVEAVPEIIDNLRAMGFTFEPLKNDDEIVRHKPTVKYIAK
- the prmA gene encoding Ribosomal protein L11 methyltransferase (High confidence in function and specificity), encoding MNFKAITIYTTHEGIDPVTGRLYTLGINGVEIEDKQDFEEFVAENTPNWDYIDESVSEKMSGETKVKAYVADNASGMETIRLIKESMQELKKFDTEGKFGRLDVELSTTSEEEWADNWKQYYKPTKISRQLVIVPEWEQYEAPSGVTAVKINPGAAFGTGTHESTRLCLEFVEEFTTPKTRMLDIGTGSGILAVTALKLGAKSACGIDIDELAVKASMENAALNGVEDRFISRLGNLADNVDGTFNLITANIVADVIIQLIPDIPQHLALGGIFVASGIIDSREEEVRKALADNGLYVFDSKNQKSWVALACKKK
- a CDS encoding hypothetical protein (High confidence in function and specificity), whose translation is MPKFFIDAEEIKDTASIVGADAAHIAKVLRMKVGEPLTVCDCRGFDYTCEIVSVSPTAVSLNVLERTVSLSEPTVKVTLFQGLPKGDKMDLIVQKSVELGVSEIVPVITRRSVSRPDKKTLLRKIERWNKIAAEAAKQCGRGILPKVADAVDFYTAAEMAKDMDLPIMLYERSGGTMGDLLSGCIGIKTFGVMVGPEGGFDDIEVSFARERNIRTAGMGPRILRTETAPLSALSVIMYATGNL
- a CDS encoding anaerobic ribonucleoside-triphosphate reductase activating protein (High confidence in function and specificity), with protein sequence MSELNISGIIRESIVDGPGIRFVVFAQGCPHHCRDCHNPQTWPFSGGKKVTPERIVSEIKKDPLLTGVTLSGGEPFCQPKAMAEIARLTHEAGLDVVTFTGYLFEHLVEKAKEDDAVRDLLNETDVLVDGPFIASLKSYDLKFRGSSNQRAIDVKKSLDEGKVITVWE